A stretch of DNA from Candidatus Binatia bacterium:
GCGAAAAACATGCGGCGGGTTGAGGCGCAAGGCCGGAGCCACAAGCGAGCGGTGGAAGCGGTGAAAAGTCTCCGAGTAACCGACGCCCATCGAGCCGACCGTGTCGCCATGATACGCCTCGACGAGCGACGCGAAGCGCGTGCGGCCGGTTTCCTCTTTCAACTGCCAGTACTGAACGGCGATCTTGAGCGCGATCTCGACCGCTGTCGCGCCGTCGTCCGAATAAAAAACACGCTGAAGACCGGGAGGCGCGATCGCAATAAGTTTTTCCGCCAGCTCGATGCCGGCCACATGGCTGAGTCCGAGAAAAGTCGAGTGGGCGATGCGGGCAAGCTGTTCCGTGATCGCCCGATCCAGCTCCTCTTTGCGATGGCCGTGCACGTTGCACCAGAGCGAAGAGACTCCGTCAAGATATCTTTTCCCATGAACATCGACCAGATAGTGTCCTTCTCCCCGCTCGATGATACACGGCTCCTCGTCCATCCACTCCTGCATTTGCGTGAACGGATGCCATAAATATCTATAGTCGAGTTGTTTAAGTTGTTCGTAACTCCGAGACATGGCTTTCAATCCTTGAACTCTCGGCGGACTTCTTCGAAGGCCTTGATTGCGCGATGCAGGTGCTCGTGCGTGTGCGTCGCCATGAGCGTAATTCTTAGACGCGACGTCCCTTCGGGCACCGTCGGCGGGCGGATGCCTTGGGCAAAGACTCCTTTGTGCAGCAGCCGCTCGGAGAAGGCCATGCATTTTTCCGCGTCGCCGATAACCAGCGGTAAAATTTGGCTCTCGCTACTCCCTAGTGAGAACCCTAAGCTCTGAAGCCCTTCGCGCATAGCCCGAATGTTGTGCCAGAGCGCGAGACGCCGCTGCGGCTCCTGATATATGAGATCGACGGCCGCGATCGCCGCCGCCAGCACCGCCGGCGGCAGCGCGGTCGTGAAAATAAAACTCCGGCAGCGGTTGACGAGGAATTCGCGCAGCGCGCGGCTGCCGGCGACGTAGGCGCCGAACCCTCCGAGCGCCTTTCCCAGCGTCCCCATCTGAATCGGGATGCGCTCGCCGAGTCCTAACTTGGCGGCTACTCCGGCGCCGTTCGGACCTGCGACTCCGGTCGCGTGCGCTTCATCGACCATGATGAGTGCGCCATACTGCTCCGCCAGCTCGACGATCTCCGCCAGCGGCGCCTCGTCGCCGTCCATGCTGAAGAGCGTCTCGGTAATGATTAGCTTCCGTGTTGCAGCCGGCGCTTTCTTGAGCGCGTCTTCGAGTCGCGCTGGATCGCGATGCGGATAGACGATCGTTTTGGCGCGCGCGAGACGGCAGCCGTCGATAATGCTCGCGTGGTTCAATTCATCGCTGAAGATTACGTCGCCTTCGCCCGCAAGCGTTGGAATGATTCCGACGTTGACTTGAAACCCGGAGTTGAAGACAAGCGCGGCCTCGGTGTTTTTGAGCTTGGCGAGCTTTTCTTCCAGCTCTTCGTGCAACGTCATGTTTCCCGATATGAGACGTGAGGCGACTGCGCCGCAACCGTAGCGATCGACCGCCTCTTTCGCGGCCTGTTTGAGCGCCGGATGATTCGCCAGGCCGAGATAGTTGTTGGATGAAAAATTGAGGACTTCGCAACCGTCGAGGATGAGCGTCGGCCCCTGCTCTCCCTCGACGCGGCGCAGCTTGCGATAGAGCCCGCGGCGCTTCAGTGCTTCGAGTTCTTCCTGCATAAAATCAGGCGACATGACTGGATAGATTTATTATATGGAGAGTCTTAGAGCAACCTGTGCTTCGTCGCCTTGACCCTTCAATCAACGCGGTGATAAACATGAATCAAGTTTAAGGAGGTGCACCATGGCCGAGCGCATTGAGCGAGTGTGGGATCGTTTTCTCACCGAACAGGACAAGGCGCACGTCGCGATGAAGCCGCCAAGACAAATCGGCTTCGGCCAAAAACCCGCGCTGCTTTTGATCGACCTTTACCGCTGGGTTTTTGGCGACACGCCGCAGCCGGTTTTGGAAGCGATCAAAACCTGGCCGGGCAACTGCGGCATGGCGGCATGGAACGCAATTCCCCATATTCAGACCTTGCTCAGAACCGCGCGCGAAGTGCGCATTCCGATCGTCCACGTAACGGGCTTGGGCGACGCCGGAGTCGCCGAATGGTCGGCCCGGCGCAATAGCAACGAAGACCGCAGCAAGTTGAGCCCGGAAGAGCTGGACCGGCGCCGCCGCAAGTTCGACATCATCGACGAGGTCGAGCCGCTTCCCGGCGAAACGGTCTTGAAAAAATCCTCTCCCAGCGCCTTTTGGGGCACGCCGCTCGTCGGCCATCTCAACCATCTGGGCATCGATACGATCATCACCTGCGGCGAGAGCACGAGCGGCTGTGTGCGCGCGAGTGTGGTGGACGGCACGACGTACCGCTTTCGCATGATCGTGACCGAAGAGTGCGTTTTCGACCGCCACGAGGTGTGCCACGCGATCAACCTGTTCGACATGAATCAGAAGTACGCCGACGTTTTGCCGCTCGCTGAAGTCGTGAAGTATCTCCACTCCTGGCGCGCGGAACAGCCCGTCGGAACGTAGCGGCGAACACTCGCTACGTTCCGAATCTCAAATCGCAAATCTCAAATTTCAAATAGGCGATATGAGATATGAAATTTGAGATGTGAGATCTCGTGATGCGCATCGCCGTTCCCGACCTGATCTCTAATTCTTACTTCCCAGCCATTGCCGCCGCCGAGCTTGGATTTTTTAAGGACGAGGGCCTGGATATCGAAAAGGTCGAGCTGCTCTTTCCCGTGCCGAAGACGATGGAGGCGCTGCGCGACGGCGCGCTTGATTTCGTCGCCGGTTCGGCGCACGCCACGCTCATGGCGTTTCCGGATTGGAAAGGGGCGAAGCTTTTGGCGGCGCTCGGGCAGAGAATGTACTGGCTGCTCGTGCTGCGCGCCGATCTCGGCGCAAAACGCGGCGATATCGGCGCCGTCAAAGGTTTGAGGATCGGCGCGGCCCCGGGTGTGGACTACGGCCTCAAGCGTCTATTGCTTGAAGCGGGAATAGATCCGGCGCGCGACAACGTGCAAATCGCGCCGGTTCCCGGCGCGACCGGCGCAACGGTTTCATTCGGCCTTACGGCGGCGAAAGCTCTGGAAGAGGGAGAGATCGACGGCTTCTGGGCCAACGCCATGGGCGCGGAGATCGCCGTCAGCCGCGGCGTCGGGACCATTATTCTAGACGTCCGGCGCGGCGACGGACCCGAGACCGCGCGCCACTACACGTTTCCCGCTCTACTCACGACACAAGCCAGAATTGACCGCGAGCCCGAGAGCGCCGCCGCCGGCGTACGGGCAATTGTCCGCGCGCAGAAGATGCTGCGAGAAGAGCCGGCGCGCGCGACGGAGATCGGCCGGCGGATTTTTCCGCCGGCCGAGGCGGAATTGATCGCGGAGTTGATTCGGCGCGATCTGCCTTACTATGATGCAACAATTTCCGAAGAAACCGTCGTCCAAATGAACCGCTTCGCTCAAGACATGGGACTGCTTTCAAAACCGGTGCCGTACGATCGAGTGGTCGCGACCCAGTTCCGTAACTTATGGCTTTAAGGGTTCTGAGAGATCTATGCCGACCAATTTTCCTTCTCCCTCGAGGGAGAAGGTTAGGATGAGGGGGTTTTCGAGACAGGCACCCTCACCCCTGCCCTCTCCCGCCAGCGGGAGAGGGCGACTATGATCTGATGGCTGATAGCTGAAAGCTACTTTTATGGCGAAAGCAAAAATCGTCTACGCCTGCCAGAACTGCGGTTTCCAAGCGCCGAAATGGCTGGGCAAGTGTCCCGACTGTAATCAATGGAACACGCTGGTCGAGGAAAAATTCGAGCGCGCCGCCAACCCGCGCGACGAATTTAATCTTGGCGCGAAGGAAACCCCGACCTCCATCGCCGATATTTCGACCGCGGAAGAAGGCAGAGTTCTTTCCAGCATCAGCGAGTTCGACCGCGTTCTCGGCGGCGGTCTGGTTCCCGGCTCCGTGACCTTGATCGGCGGCGATCCGGGAATCGGCAAATCGACGCTGCTCATCCAGGCCTTCGCCGCTCTCAGCCACAACGGCCTCACCTGTCTCTACGTCTCCGGCGAAGAATCGCCGCGGCAAATCAAAATGCGCGCCGAGCGCCTCGGCATCGCCTCGCCGCAATTGCTCATTTTAAGCGAGACCGCGCTGGATAGAATTCTGGAGCAGATAAAAAAGACCAAACCCGCGGTTCTCGTGATCGATTCGATCCAGACGATCTTCTCTTCGTCGCTCCCGTCGGCGCCAGGGAGCATCGGCCAGGTAAGGGAGTGTTCCGGCTCGATCATCACGCTGGCGAAAAAAAGCGGCCTCAGCACCTTTATCATCGGCCACGTCACCAAAGACGGATCGATCGCCGGACCGCGCGTGCTCGAGCACATGGTCGATACGGTTCTCTATTTCGAAGGCGACCGCGGGCACAACTTCAGAATTCTCAGAGCGGTCAAAAACCGCTTCGGCTCGACCAACGAGATCGGCGTCTTCGAGATGAAAGAGAGCGGTCTCAAAGAAGTGAGCAACCCGTCCGAGCTTTTTCTCCTGGAGCGGCCGCTTTCGGCGCCCGGCTCGGCGGTCGTTTGCAGCATGGAGGGAACGCGCCCGATCCTCGTCGAATTGCAGGCTCTCGTCAGCCACTCTTTTCTCGCCGTGCCGCGCCGCACCACGATCGGCGTCGATCACAGCCGCGTCGCGCTGCTCGTCGCCGTGCTGGAGAAAAAGATGGGGCTCAAGCTTTTCAATCAGGATATTTTCGTCAACGTCGCGGGCGGAGTGCAGGTGGAGGAGCCGGCGGTCGATTTGGGCATCGTCGCCGCCGTGGGATCGAGCTACAGCGAGCGGGCCATCGACCCGAGAACCGTGATCTTCGGCGAAGTGGGACTCGCAGGCGAGATTCGCGGCATCGCCCAGGCCGAAGCGCGTATCAAAGAGGCGGGAAAGCTCGGCTTCGAGCGCGCCGTTCTCCCCAAGAGCAACAGCGCGCAGCTAACGCACGTCAAAGCTCCAGAACTAATTGGGGTCTCTTCGCTCGCCGAATGCCGCGAAATCCTCTTCTGAGGGGACAATAAACTTCGCCTAACTTCGTTCATCGCCCCTCGGACTCCCTGCGGCGTACAAGAAGAGTACGCCTCAGTCGCCTCGGGGCTCGCGCCTCGTTATGCTCGTTTCTTGTCCCCTCAGCAAATTTACTTAGCTTCGAACCCAGTGCCACATAAAGCCCGAGAGAGCGAGTTCGAAGGGCGAGGTCACAGTGACGTGTAGCGACACGGCAGGCCCTGAACAGGGGAGTAAGCACCGTCGGGGTGGACGGCGCGGGCGGCCCTCGAGGCAGAACTCTATTGAGCTCGCCCGGAGCGGCTCGCGCTTGAGGGCTGACCGCGAGAACAGTCCGTGGTTATGCCGCCGCCGGACGGACGGCGGCGGAGCTACTAAAGAATTTATTGACCGCGTCCCAATTGATATTCGAGCAAAACGCCTCGATGTACTTGCTCCGCTCCGACGGCTTGTAGTCGAGCAGAAACGCGTGCTCCCAGACGTCCATGACGAGGACGGGCTTAAAGCCCGAAGGAACTCCGACTTCGTGCAGCTCGATCCAGTGGTTCGAAAGCTGGCCGGTCACCGGATCGTGATAGAGAACCGACCAGCCCACGCCACGCATGCTTCCCACGGCCGTAAAATCAGTCTTCCAGCCCTCGAAGCTACCGAAACTTTCCTCCAGAGCGCGTTTAAGCTCACCCGACGGGCTGCCTTTGCCTTTCGGCGCGAGATTTCCAAAATAATATTCGTGGAGAACCATGCCGCCATATTCGAAGCCAAGATGGCGCTTGATCTCTGAATAGGCGGGATTGCTGCCGGACGCCTTCTTGTTGCGCACCATCTCCGATAATTGTTCAGAGAGGAGGTTGGTATTCTTGACGTAGCCTTCGTAGAGGGCGAAGTGCATATCCAGCGTCCTATCGGAAATCCCGTTGAGTCCCGCCAAATTAAATTTCTTTGCTTTATATACGTGTCGTTCCACGACGTTTAACCTCCTGGAGATATCGGGGCGCGCCAGCGCCCGGCACCAGCGGGCGTCGAGTTCAGCCCGCTGGTACCGAATTGATCCGCCCCGCTAGCCCCGAGCGACTTGCAGGTTGTTGACGACCTTCTTGACGCCCTTGACCTGACTCGCAAGCTGCTCAGCTCGCGCTTTTTGCTGCGGTGACTCGACGGTGCCGTTCAGATAAACAACACCGTTGTTGGTATCGACGTCGATGCGCGTCAAGTTGGCCGCCTTATCCGCCACCAGGTTCGCCTTCACCGAAGCCGTAAGATTGGCGTCGTCGACGTTCTGCCCCGCCGTTTTTCCGGTCATCGCCTGGCAGCCGGCCAGCGCAACGACCAACAACACCACCGCCAAACTCTCCAATGCGCGTCTCATCCCCTTACACCCCCTTTTCGATAAAGTTTGGGACTTGCCTTAGTCTAGCGCTTTCGCAGAAACGAACAATCGGGTGATTGCTTGCAGTTTCCCTGCGGATTTTTCTGGAGCGGTGTAAATCAAGCAAACGAACGAGATGAACGAAATCGCGGACTTCGTTTGTACTAAGGTTGACGACGCCGCGGCTCTACGCTATCAATTTTAAGACGCGCCGGAGTGGCGGAACGGCAGACGCGTCGGACTCAAAATCCGATGGAGGCAACTCCGTGGGGGTTCAAGTCCCTTCTCCGGCACCAATC
This window harbors:
- a CDS encoding superoxide dismutase; translated protein: MERHVYKAKKFNLAGLNGISDRTLDMHFALYEGYVKNTNLLSEQLSEMVRNKKASGSNPAYSEIKRHLGFEYGGMVLHEYYFGNLAPKGKGSPSGELKRALEESFGSFEGWKTDFTAVGSMRGVGWSVLYHDPVTGQLSNHWIELHEVGVPSGFKPVLVMDVWEHAFLLDYKPSERSKYIEAFCSNINWDAVNKFFSSSAAVRPAAA
- a CDS encoding ABC transporter substrate-binding protein — its product is MRIAVPDLISNSYFPAIAAAELGFFKDEGLDIEKVELLFPVPKTMEALRDGALDFVAGSAHATLMAFPDWKGAKLLAALGQRMYWLLVLRADLGAKRGDIGAVKGLRIGAAPGVDYGLKRLLLEAGIDPARDNVQIAPVPGATGATVSFGLTAAKALEEGEIDGFWANAMGAEIAVSRGVGTIILDVRRGDGPETARHYTFPALLTTQARIDREPESAAAGVRAIVRAQKMLREEPARATEIGRRIFPPAEAELIAELIRRDLPYYDATISEETVVQMNRFAQDMGLLSKPVPYDRVVATQFRNLWL
- a CDS encoding isochorismatase family protein, translated to MAERIERVWDRFLTEQDKAHVAMKPPRQIGFGQKPALLLIDLYRWVFGDTPQPVLEAIKTWPGNCGMAAWNAIPHIQTLLRTAREVRIPIVHVTGLGDAGVAEWSARRNSNEDRSKLSPEELDRRRRKFDIIDEVEPLPGETVLKKSSPSAFWGTPLVGHLNHLGIDTIITCGESTSGCVRASVVDGTTYRFRMIVTEECVFDRHEVCHAINLFDMNQKYADVLPLAEVVKYLHSWRAEQPVGT
- the radA gene encoding DNA repair protein RadA — translated: MAKAKIVYACQNCGFQAPKWLGKCPDCNQWNTLVEEKFERAANPRDEFNLGAKETPTSIADISTAEEGRVLSSISEFDRVLGGGLVPGSVTLIGGDPGIGKSTLLIQAFAALSHNGLTCLYVSGEESPRQIKMRAERLGIASPQLLILSETALDRILEQIKKTKPAVLVIDSIQTIFSSSLPSAPGSIGQVRECSGSIITLAKKSGLSTFIIGHVTKDGSIAGPRVLEHMVDTVLYFEGDRGHNFRILRAVKNRFGSTNEIGVFEMKESGLKEVSNPSELFLLERPLSAPGSAVVCSMEGTRPILVELQALVSHSFLAVPRRTTIGVDHSRVALLVAVLEKKMGLKLFNQDIFVNVAGGVQVEEPAVDLGIVAAVGSSYSERAIDPRTVIFGEVGLAGEIRGIAQAEARIKEAGKLGFERAVLPKSNSAQLTHVKAPELIGVSSLAECREILF
- the bioF gene encoding 8-amino-7-oxononanoate synthase; the encoded protein is MSPDFMQEELEALKRRGLYRKLRRVEGEQGPTLILDGCEVLNFSSNNYLGLANHPALKQAAKEAVDRYGCGAVASRLISGNMTLHEELEEKLAKLKNTEAALVFNSGFQVNVGIIPTLAGEGDVIFSDELNHASIIDGCRLARAKTIVYPHRDPARLEDALKKAPAATRKLIITETLFSMDGDEAPLAEIVELAEQYGALIMVDEAHATGVAGPNGAGVAAKLGLGERIPIQMGTLGKALGGFGAYVAGSRALREFLVNRCRSFIFTTALPPAVLAAAIAAVDLIYQEPQRRLALWHNIRAMREGLQSLGFSLGSSESQILPLVIGDAEKCMAFSERLLHKGVFAQGIRPPTVPEGTSRLRITLMATHTHEHLHRAIKAFEEVRREFKD
- a CDS encoding BON domain-containing protein, with the translated sequence MRRALESLAVVLLVVALAGCQAMTGKTAGQNVDDANLTASVKANLVADKAANLTRIDVDTNNGVVYLNGTVESPQQKARAEQLASQVKGVKKVVNNLQVARG